From Salinirubellus salinus, the proteins below share one genomic window:
- a CDS encoding amidase: MPVRIHDAPLAPVAAELRATDRDVVRYVDDCCDRIDEAQPELHALVPEPSRRERLREAAAALRDETPADARPRLYGVPVGVKDIIHVDRLPTRAGSALPPELFAGPEATCVTRLREAGALVAGKTVTTEFAGGGPGLTRNPHALDHTPGGSSSGSAAGVAAGLFPLAIGTQTGGSVVRPAAYCGVVGMKPSLGRIPRDGILERSSSLDHVGMFTQDVAGMRLAAAVLCDDWAAGEEPVGEFPVVAVPGGTFLQRAGPAARTAFAAQRRRLAAAGCEVRRVAVPALEEVTGLARDHRRLHYGELALVHEPWFDDYRSFYRTPNAEAIAAGRDVTVGQLAASRARITQLRETFDDLLATHDADLWVTPAAPGPAPATIRTTGDPVMNRPWTYAGVPVVTVPAGQTPEGLPLGLQLAGPYMRDERLLKWAEVVADAL; the protein is encoded by the coding sequence ATGCCGGTCCGCATCCACGACGCACCGCTCGCGCCAGTCGCGGCGGAACTCCGCGCCACCGACCGGGACGTCGTCAGGTACGTCGACGACTGTTGTGACCGAATCGACGAGGCACAGCCGGAACTCCACGCGCTCGTTCCCGAGCCGTCGCGACGCGAACGCCTTCGAGAGGCCGCCGCCGCGCTCCGTGACGAGACTCCCGCCGACGCTCGGCCCCGACTGTACGGCGTCCCGGTCGGCGTCAAGGACATCATCCACGTCGACCGCCTGCCCACCCGTGCGGGGTCCGCACTGCCCCCGGAACTGTTCGCTGGCCCCGAGGCGACGTGCGTCACCCGACTCCGAGAGGCCGGTGCGCTGGTCGCCGGGAAGACCGTCACCACGGAGTTCGCCGGCGGCGGACCGGGGTTGACCCGGAACCCCCACGCGCTCGACCACACCCCCGGCGGCTCGTCGAGCGGGTCGGCGGCGGGCGTCGCTGCCGGACTCTTCCCGCTCGCCATCGGCACGCAGACGGGTGGCTCGGTCGTCCGGCCGGCCGCCTACTGTGGGGTCGTCGGCATGAAACCCAGTCTCGGGCGGATCCCACGCGACGGCATCCTCGAACGGTCGTCGTCGCTCGACCACGTCGGCATGTTCACGCAGGACGTCGCGGGGATGCGGCTCGCGGCGGCCGTGCTCTGTGACGACTGGGCTGCCGGCGAGGAGCCGGTGGGCGAGTTCCCGGTCGTCGCGGTCCCCGGCGGTACCTTTCTGCAGCGGGCCGGTCCGGCGGCGCGAACGGCGTTCGCGGCACAGCGCCGCCGGCTCGCGGCCGCCGGCTGCGAAGTCCGCCGAGTGGCGGTGCCCGCCCTCGAGGAGGTGACTGGACTGGCACGCGACCACCGACGACTGCACTACGGCGAACTCGCGCTCGTCCACGAACCCTGGTTCGACGACTACCGCTCGTTCTACCGGACGCCGAACGCGGAGGCCATCGCAGCGGGTCGCGACGTGACCGTCGGCCAACTCGCCGCGAGCCGGGCTCGCATCACCCAGCTCCGGGAGACGTTCGACGACCTGCTCGCGACTCACGACGCGGACCTCTGGGTGACCCCTGCCGCACCCGGCCCAGCTCCAGCGACCATCCGAACCACTGGCGACCCGGTGATGAACCGGCCGTGGACCTACGCGGGCGTTCCGGTCGTGACGGTTCCGGCCGGCCAGACACCCGAGGGGCTCCCGCTCGGGCTGCAACTCGCCGGACCGTATATGCGTGACGAGCGGCTGTTGAAGTGGGCCGAGGTGGTCGCCGACGCCCTGTGA
- a CDS encoding enoyl-CoA hydratase/isomerase family protein has translation MGSVSLQLDEQVATVTIHNPAKKNALSFEATKQLRDHLHEVQYDDDVRCVVVTGEGDSFCAGAEVGGLAQVDFADHAAGIEQRFHEVVYTLMRMKKPAVAKVRGPAVGAGASLATACDFVYSSPDARFGWVFSNIGVSVDSGASFILPRLVGTRTAMELLASGELIGAEEACALGITNDVVDDLDGFVADRAHELSNGPTRALGEMKRMLLRGTHRSLEEVLDAEATSQTTLRETHDRKEGMAAFLEKREPAFEGR, from the coding sequence ATGGGAAGCGTTAGCTTGCAGCTCGACGAGCAGGTCGCGACGGTGACGATCCACAACCCGGCGAAGAAGAACGCCCTGAGCTTCGAGGCGACCAAGCAGTTGCGTGACCACCTTCACGAGGTGCAGTACGACGACGACGTCCGCTGCGTCGTCGTCACCGGCGAGGGTGACTCGTTCTGTGCTGGCGCGGAGGTCGGGGGGCTCGCACAGGTCGACTTCGCCGACCACGCGGCGGGCATCGAACAGCGGTTCCACGAGGTCGTCTACACACTGATGCGGATGAAGAAGCCGGCCGTCGCGAAGGTCCGCGGCCCGGCGGTCGGTGCCGGCGCGAGTCTCGCGACGGCCTGCGACTTCGTCTACTCGTCGCCCGACGCCCGCTTCGGGTGGGTGTTCAGCAACATCGGCGTCTCCGTCGACTCCGGCGCGTCGTTCATCCTCCCGCGGCTCGTCGGCACCCGTACGGCGATGGAACTGCTCGCGTCGGGCGAACTGATCGGTGCCGAGGAGGCGTGTGCGCTGGGAATCACGAACGACGTGGTCGACGACCTCGATGGGTTCGTCGCCGACCGCGCCCACGAACTGTCGAACGGGCCCACGCGGGCGCTCGGGGAGATGAAGCGGATGCTGTTGCGGGGCACGCACCGTTCGCTCGAGGAGGTGCTCGACGCCGAAGCGACCTCGCAGACGACGCTCCGCGAGACGCACGACCGGAAGGAGGGGATGGCCGCGTTCCTGGAGAAGCGGGAGCCGGCGTTCGAAGGGCGGTAA
- a CDS encoding acyl-CoA dehydrogenase family protein encodes MGQFDTEQELQLMKKSIDDFVEREVRPVEEEYEDVLIPDYAGLQPDGRLKDRTLEAINTIRRKSAETGFYGMHMPESVGGMDVGLQQQLDLIQHIYSHGFGLNVRMVEAGAGPSTVYMNLDDDLVDEFLRPAVRAEKTACFAMTESSSGSDALDMRTTATKDGDEWVVSGEKMWITNAPYADFGQVYAVTDPDAKKSRRISAFLFDTSDPAFEVKRVIRILLNDGDHAEVAFNDLRIPDRYLMGERGRGLSLALENINETRLKQTARCAGLMDYLADRCVEYANDRTSWGAPIGQRQHVRRLVADIVAWQATAETLLQRGTWEVEHGTNAIQACAIANRFATQKLFEAADNAIQVFGGNGLTHEYGIERILRRARVMRVSEGTIEMQTETIAKEAGLGRAVGM; translated from the coding sequence ATGGGTCAGTTTGACACCGAGCAGGAACTGCAGTTGATGAAGAAGAGTATCGACGATTTCGTCGAACGCGAGGTCCGTCCCGTAGAGGAGGAGTACGAGGACGTCCTGATTCCGGACTACGCGGGACTCCAGCCCGACGGTCGGCTGAAAGACCGGACACTGGAGGCGATCAACACGATTCGGCGGAAGTCCGCCGAGACCGGGTTCTACGGGATGCACATGCCGGAGTCGGTCGGCGGGATGGACGTCGGACTACAGCAACAACTCGACCTCATCCAGCACATCTACTCGCACGGCTTCGGGCTGAACGTCCGCATGGTCGAGGCCGGCGCGGGTCCCTCGACGGTGTACATGAACCTCGACGACGACCTCGTCGACGAGTTCCTCCGGCCCGCAGTCCGTGCCGAGAAGACCGCGTGTTTCGCGATGACCGAGTCGTCTTCCGGGTCGGACGCACTCGACATGCGTACCACCGCGACGAAAGACGGCGACGAGTGGGTCGTCAGCGGCGAGAAGATGTGGATAACGAACGCCCCGTACGCCGATTTCGGGCAAGTGTACGCGGTCACCGACCCCGACGCGAAGAAGTCCCGGCGCATCTCGGCATTTTTGTTCGACACCAGCGACCCGGCGTTCGAGGTCAAGCGGGTCATCCGCATCCTCCTCAACGACGGGGACCACGCCGAGGTCGCGTTCAACGACCTCCGAATCCCAGACCGGTACCTGATGGGGGAACGGGGGCGCGGGCTGTCGCTGGCGCTCGAGAACATCAACGAGACGCGGCTCAAACAGACCGCCAGGTGTGCGGGGCTGATGGACTATCTCGCCGACCGGTGTGTCGAGTACGCCAACGACCGGACCTCGTGGGGGGCCCCCATCGGCCAGCGCCAGCACGTCCGCCGACTCGTCGCGGACATCGTCGCGTGGCAGGCCACCGCGGAGACCCTCCTCCAGCGCGGCACCTGGGAGGTCGAGCACGGCACGAACGCCATCCAGGCGTGTGCCATCGCCAACCGGTTCGCCACGCAGAAGTTGTTCGAAGCCGCGGACAACGCCATCCAGGTGTTCGGCGGCAACGGCCTGACCCACGAGTACGGCATCGAGCGCATCCTGCGTCGTGCGCGGGTCATGCGGGTCTCCGAGGGCACCATCGAGATGCAGACCGAGACCATCGCGAAGGAGGCCGGACTCGGTCGTGCCGTCGGGATGTGA
- a CDS encoding Rieske (2Fe-2S) protein, with protein MDRERRPESESDWMGRRSAVSRCSTPEVAGVKHFVASVDELSEDGSQAIVDADGLQIVVFYVGGEYHALADFCIHQGARLSEGKLTGKMEVGADGISKEYDEDHPCVICPWHEWKFDVETGRNVSDDQYVTPTFDVSVEDERVYVHR; from the coding sequence GTGGACCGAGAGCGGCGCCCCGAATCCGAGAGCGACTGGATGGGCAGGCGGTCCGCGGTCAGTCGGTGTTCGACGCCGGAGGTCGCAGGCGTGAAGCACTTCGTCGCCTCGGTCGACGAGCTATCGGAAGACGGCTCACAGGCGATAGTCGACGCCGACGGGCTCCAGATCGTCGTCTTCTACGTCGGCGGCGAGTACCACGCGCTAGCCGACTTCTGCATCCACCAGGGAGCCCGACTCTCCGAGGGGAAGCTCACCGGCAAGATGGAGGTCGGAGCGGACGGCATCAGCAAGGAGTACGACGAGGACCACCCCTGCGTCATCTGCCCGTGGCACGAGTGGAAGTTCGACGTGGAGACGGGGCGAAACGTCTCCGACGACCAGTACGTCACACCCACGTTCGACGTGAGTGTCGAGGACGAGCGCGTCTACGTACATCGGTAA
- a CDS encoding amidohydrolase family protein: MSKQAEKVTSLDQLDYVFDGDAHVTERVDDLVPYLDDRFSDSRRILSYAQNYGTEIYSNTMPTPGFEQRDYDTWDLNAKLAELEDFGLDGGVVGPTLNLNIATVDNDRIAVALANAYNSWLLDEILDGTDALVGTILVALHDPEAAAEEIDERASESDMRGVYLPDSGVVPPLGHRMYDPIYEAAERHDLPVLMHSSTPATTNAFPTQRFNNETYAEEHVISHPFTHMWNLTTMLFRGVPDRFPDLEFVVQEAGVGWIPYLMWRLDDHYLEFDDEIPYLDKLPSKYMAERFYYTTQPLGHTARNGAHIAWAIEMIGPDSVMYSSDMPHKDFDPPSELFNRIRGHFDADTVRGIMGETGASVFGIDI, translated from the coding sequence ATGTCAAAACAGGCTGAGAAGGTCACGTCACTCGACCAACTAGACTACGTGTTCGACGGGGACGCACACGTTACCGAACGCGTCGACGACCTCGTGCCGTATCTCGACGACCGATTCTCCGACAGCCGACGTATCCTCTCGTACGCCCAGAACTACGGAACCGAGATCTACTCGAACACGATGCCCACACCGGGGTTCGAACAGCGGGACTACGACACGTGGGACCTGAACGCGAAACTCGCCGAACTGGAGGATTTCGGGCTTGACGGGGGCGTCGTCGGGCCGACGCTCAACCTGAACATCGCGACGGTCGACAACGACCGAATCGCGGTCGCGCTGGCGAACGCGTACAACTCCTGGCTGCTCGACGAGATTCTGGACGGAACGGACGCACTCGTCGGAACGATTCTCGTCGCGCTGCACGACCCCGAAGCGGCCGCCGAGGAGATCGACGAGCGGGCCTCCGAGTCCGACATGCGGGGCGTCTATCTCCCCGATTCGGGCGTCGTGCCACCGCTCGGCCACCGCATGTACGACCCGATCTACGAGGCCGCCGAGCGCCACGACCTCCCAGTCCTCATGCACTCGTCGACTCCCGCGACGACGAACGCGTTTCCGACCCAGCGGTTCAACAACGAGACGTACGCCGAAGAGCACGTCATCAGCCACCCGTTCACGCACATGTGGAACCTCACGACGATGCTGTTCCGGGGCGTTCCGGACCGGTTCCCCGACCTGGAGTTCGTCGTGCAGGAGGCCGGCGTCGGCTGGATTCCGTACCTGATGTGGCGGCTCGACGATCACTACCTCGAGTTCGACGACGAGATTCCGTATCTCGACAAGCTCCCCTCGAAGTACATGGCGGAGCGGTTCTACTACACGACCCAGCCGCTCGGCCACACGGCGCGCAACGGGGCGCACATCGCCTGGGCGATCGAGATGATCGGCCCGGACTCCGTGATGTACTCGTCCGACATGCCACACAAGGACTTCGACCCGCCCAGCGAGCTGTTCAACCGTATCCGAGGGCACTTCGACGCCGATACCGTCCGGGGTATCATGGGCGAGACGGGCGCTTCGGTCTTCGGCATCGACATCTGA
- a CDS encoding acyl-CoA synthetase — MADTPPIESFDFAATEWESYEQFEAEFEWAVPEPFNTATAVCDHWASDSDRVALFYETPAGDAQTVTYRELQADSNRLANYLQGRGVTRGDRVAVTGAQKPAVLSALVATWKLGAIAVPMSRLLGTEGLAHRLEHSEAVVFVVDEGNVDAYRALPDEVTADVAPLTVDVADPRGTETDLLDAITGEPAVFEPAATHPEDVATIQYTSGTTGDPKGVALAHRVVLGQLPAYFFTHRNTVITPDEVVWVIAEWSWIGLYAHILPSLFYGIPVVAHPRERFDPRRVFELIEKYGVTYCRMTPTAVRMMMQFDDAESYDCSSIRQLGIGGEKSSQDVAAWVDEVFDGPVVNSAYGQTETLLVTGECAALGKTREGSNGVPVPCRTVAVLDPETLEERPSGELGELAVYYEGDVASFSRYWNDPEATAEKVRDGWLLTGDLATQDTDGFVWFHSRKDDVIICSGYRIGPTEIEDCLAAHPAVADAGVVGVPDETRGEIPKAFVVLAAGETPSDALRETLQTHVKDTLAKYEYPRELVFIEDLPKTTNGKLKRSRLRDL, encoded by the coding sequence ATGGCCGATACCCCGCCGATCGAGAGCTTCGATTTCGCGGCGACGGAGTGGGAGAGCTACGAACAGTTCGAAGCCGAGTTCGAGTGGGCCGTCCCGGAGCCGTTCAACACGGCGACGGCCGTCTGTGACCACTGGGCGTCCGATTCCGACCGGGTCGCGTTGTTCTACGAGACGCCGGCGGGCGACGCCCAGACGGTCACCTACCGTGAGCTCCAGGCCGACTCGAACCGCCTCGCCAACTACCTGCAGGGCCGGGGCGTGACACGCGGCGACCGCGTCGCCGTGACCGGCGCGCAGAAGCCGGCCGTGCTGAGCGCGCTCGTCGCCACCTGGAAGCTCGGGGCCATCGCGGTCCCGATGAGCCGGCTGCTGGGGACCGAGGGATTGGCCCACCGGCTGGAGCACTCGGAAGCAGTCGTCTTCGTCGTCGACGAGGGGAACGTGGACGCGTATCGCGCGCTCCCGGACGAGGTGACCGCGGACGTCGCGCCACTGACCGTCGACGTGGCGGACCCGCGCGGCACGGAGACCGACCTGCTGGACGCCATCACCGGGGAGCCGGCGGTGTTCGAGCCGGCCGCAACGCACCCGGAGGACGTCGCCACCATCCAGTACACCAGCGGGACGACCGGCGACCCGAAGGGCGTCGCGCTCGCCCACCGGGTGGTTCTGGGTCAACTCCCCGCCTACTTCTTCACGCACCGGAACACCGTCATCACCCCCGACGAGGTCGTGTGGGTCATCGCCGAGTGGTCGTGGATCGGACTCTACGCGCACATACTCCCGAGCCTCTTCTACGGGATTCCCGTCGTCGCCCACCCCCGTGAGCGGTTCGACCCCCGACGGGTGTTCGAGCTCATCGAGAAGTACGGCGTGACGTACTGCCGGATGACCCCGACCGCGGTGCGGATGATGATGCAGTTCGACGACGCCGAGTCGTACGACTGCAGCAGCATCCGACAGCTCGGTATCGGCGGCGAGAAGTCCAGCCAGGACGTGGCGGCGTGGGTCGACGAGGTGTTCGACGGCCCGGTCGTCAACTCGGCCTACGGGCAGACCGAGACGCTACTCGTGACCGGCGAGTGCGCGGCGCTCGGCAAGACCCGCGAGGGGAGCAACGGGGTCCCGGTCCCGTGTCGGACCGTCGCGGTGCTGGACCCCGAGACGCTGGAGGAACGCCCCTCCGGCGAACTCGGAGAACTCGCCGTCTACTACGAGGGCGACGTGGCGAGCTTCAGCCGCTACTGGAACGACCCCGAGGCCACCGCCGAGAAGGTCCGTGACGGCTGGCTGCTGACGGGTGACCTCGCGACGCAGGACACCGACGGCTTCGTCTGGTTCCACAGTCGGAAGGACGACGTCATCATCTGTTCGGGCTACCGTATCGGCCCCACCGAGATCGAGGACTGTCTCGCCGCGCACCCGGCGGTCGCCGACGCGGGCGTCGTCGGTGTCCCTGACGAGACGCGCGGCGAGATTCCCAAGGCGTTCGTCGTCCTCGCCGCGGGCGAGACGCCGTCGGACGCGCTCCGTGAGACCCTCCAGACGCACGTGAAGGACACCCTCGCGAAGTACGAGTACCCGCGGGAGCTCGTGTTCATCGAGGACCTCCCGAAGACGACGAACGGAAAACTGAAACGGTCGCGGTTGCGCGACCTGTGA
- a CDS encoding CaiB/BaiF CoA transferase family protein, with amino-acid sequence MSNQPLDGIRVIDLGHIYQGPYCGLVLAHLGAEVIKVEPPGGETLRRGQDESIAEQFLNANKRGIVVDLKSDAGAEVLKDLVRNSHALVENFSSGTMESLGVGYEDLSAVNPELVYGHGSGFGDDGPYRDYPAMDLTIQAMSGIIHSTGFADGPPVKAGPSICDFLGGIHLATAVVSALFQWERTGEGQYVDVAMFDTTYPMLIPKLARTLANIDVPARTGNRHSGLAAPYNVYAVDDGYVAIAATTDPQWRKLAELIGRSDWLEEGRFATLEQRTEHNDEIDAAIEAWLDGQTKAEAVERIHAGGVACAPVQDLEEVLTDPQLAHRGMLNPVPNRGAGRSEIPVPGLPMQFSASDRPTVEPSPELGADTADVLVEVAGYSEERLTELRESGIVGT; translated from the coding sequence ATGTCGAATCAGCCGCTCGACGGTATCAGAGTCATCGACCTGGGACATATCTACCAGGGGCCGTACTGCGGACTCGTCCTCGCACACCTCGGCGCCGAGGTCATCAAGGTCGAACCCCCCGGTGGCGAGACGCTCCGGCGGGGGCAGGACGAGTCCATCGCCGAGCAGTTCCTGAACGCCAACAAACGTGGTATCGTCGTCGACCTCAAGTCCGACGCCGGGGCCGAGGTGCTGAAGGACCTCGTGCGGAACTCCCACGCGCTCGTCGAGAACTTCTCCTCTGGAACGATGGAGAGTCTCGGCGTCGGCTACGAGGACCTCAGCGCCGTCAACCCGGAGCTGGTCTACGGCCACGGCTCCGGGTTCGGCGACGACGGCCCGTATCGCGACTACCCCGCGATGGACCTCACCATCCAGGCGATGAGCGGCATCATCCACTCCACGGGGTTCGCCGACGGGCCACCGGTGAAGGCAGGACCGTCGATCTGTGACTTCCTCGGCGGCATCCACCTCGCCACCGCCGTCGTCAGCGCGCTGTTCCAGTGGGAGCGGACCGGCGAGGGACAGTACGTCGACGTCGCGATGTTCGACACGACGTATCCGATGCTGATACCCAAACTGGCACGGACGCTCGCGAACATCGACGTGCCGGCACGTACGGGCAACCGTCACTCCGGGCTGGCGGCACCCTACAACGTCTACGCGGTCGACGACGGCTACGTGGCTATCGCCGCGACGACCGACCCGCAGTGGCGCAAGCTCGCCGAGCTCATCGGTCGCTCCGACTGGCTCGAGGAGGGACGGTTCGCCACCCTCGAGCAGCGGACGGAGCACAACGACGAGATCGACGCGGCCATCGAGGCGTGGCTCGACGGGCAGACGAAGGCCGAAGCGGTCGAGCGGATCCACGCTGGCGGCGTGGCCTGTGCACCCGTGCAGGACCTCGAGGAGGTGCTCACCGACCCGCAGTTGGCCCACCGCGGGATGCTGAACCCGGTGCCGAACCGTGGGGCAGGGCGCTCGGAGATTCCGGTGCCCGGGCTGCCGATGCAGTTCTCGGCTAGCGACCGGCCGACGGTCGAGCCCTCACCCGAGCTCGGCGCCGATACTGCCGACGTGCTCGTCGAGGTCGCGGGCTACTCCGAGGAGAGACTCACCGAACTGCGGGAGTCGGGGATCGTCGGTACCTGA